Proteins found in one Pontibacter sp. SGAir0037 genomic segment:
- a CDS encoding glycosyltransferase family 39 protein, with the protein MNQMLRYLDKVSKKPARSVIITFLLIWMAVNIIQASFMELHPDEAYYWIYSRFLDWGYFDHPPMVALSIWLGDSIFPNKLGLRLITILTTTASVYLLWLLVSRYAQNAVLFILLFCSFLLFHVYGFITTPDSPLLLFSILFFYLYARYARQDSIKLALCLSVVIALLLYSKYHGILLLLFTILSNSKLLKRPSFWLIVVVSVLLYIPHIWWQVSHDYPSVQYHLFDRSARPYRINFTLDFIVGQILIAGPLVGWFLYWAAAKTKADDYLLKALKFNFAGIFIFFLLSTLKGSIEAHWTLLAFPPVFVLAYVYLSSRTVPGWFLKLAIANILLIVIARVVLLVPIPFLKDLKPLRGYFGTEEWAKQVHRQAGNHYVVFNQGFQEPSNYNFYNRTVKSLGYTSRYYRRNQFDYWPVEDSLRNKDVYFVMPHSHGADVAQDSFPTAKGTHYGRLLQNVRLYQKVAVGVEPVAAAWNPAEERILTLSIKNPYQEAINFSNQASGTWKCYLEYGFMLKGEIVEINLLENALEGVIVAPQQSGLVNVRVKAPAEPGEYKLFFSIRTDPFAGNRNSKMIKVNVQ; encoded by the coding sequence ATGAATCAGATGCTTCGATACCTGGATAAAGTAAGTAAAAAGCCTGCTCGCTCTGTTATTATAACTTTTCTGCTTATATGGATGGCCGTTAATATCATCCAGGCCTCTTTTATGGAGCTTCATCCGGATGAAGCGTACTATTGGATTTATTCCAGGTTTCTGGATTGGGGATACTTTGATCATCCGCCAATGGTGGCGCTAAGTATTTGGTTAGGCGATAGCATATTTCCCAATAAACTGGGTTTAAGGTTAATTACAATACTTACCACAACAGCCTCCGTTTATCTGTTATGGCTGCTGGTAAGCAGGTATGCGCAAAATGCAGTGCTTTTTATCCTGCTGTTCTGCTCTTTTCTGCTGTTTCATGTGTATGGCTTTATCACCACACCGGATTCGCCACTGCTCCTGTTTAGTATCTTGTTTTTTTACCTCTATGCACGTTATGCGCGGCAGGATTCTATTAAATTAGCCTTGTGCCTTTCGGTTGTTATCGCTTTGCTGCTTTACAGCAAATACCATGGCATTTTGCTTCTGCTTTTTACTATACTATCTAACAGCAAACTCCTGAAGCGACCTTCATTCTGGCTTATCGTAGTTGTATCTGTGTTGCTGTACATCCCGCACATCTGGTGGCAGGTTAGCCACGATTATCCTTCGGTGCAGTACCACCTCTTCGACAGATCGGCTAGACCATACCGGATCAATTTTACACTAGATTTTATTGTAGGGCAGATACTTATTGCAGGTCCGCTGGTAGGTTGGTTTTTATACTGGGCTGCTGCTAAAACAAAGGCTGATGACTATTTGCTAAAGGCATTGAAGTTCAATTTCGCAGGCATATTTATCTTCTTCTTGTTAAGTACCCTTAAAGGCTCTATCGAAGCGCACTGGACGTTATTAGCCTTTCCCCCGGTGTTTGTGCTTGCTTACGTATATTTGAGTAGCAGAACTGTCCCAGGCTGGTTCCTGAAACTGGCCATAGCCAATATCCTGTTAATTGTAATTGCCCGGGTAGTGCTTCTAGTGCCAATTCCGTTTTTGAAAGACTTAAAGCCCCTGAGAGGGTATTTCGGGACAGAGGAATGGGCAAAGCAGGTGCACCGGCAGGCCGGGAACCACTACGTGGTTTTTAACCAGGGCTTTCAGGAACCCTCCAACTATAACTTTTATAACAGAACCGTTAAAAGTCTGGGCTATACATCGCGCTATTACAGGAGAAACCAATTTGATTACTGGCCTGTAGAAGACAGCCTGAGAAATAAAGATGTGTATTTTGTGATGCCACATTCTCATGGAGCTGATGTTGCTCAGGATAGTTTTCCGACAGCAAAAGGCACCCATTATGGCCGTTTGCTGCAAAATGTCAGGTTGTACCAGAAAGTAGCTGTAGGAGTGGAACCCGTGGCTGCTGCCTGGAACCCGGCAGAGGAAAGAATTCTTACCTTGAGCATAAAAAATCCATACCAGGAGGCAATAAACTTTAGCAACCAGGCTTCCGGTACATGGAAGTGTTACCTGGAGTATGGTTTTATGTTGAAAGGTGAAATTGTTGAAATAAATCTTTTAGAAAATGCCCTGGAAGGAGTGATAGTAGCTCCTCAGCAATCAGGACTGGTAAATGTGCGTGTAAAAGCTCCGGCTGAGCCAGGGGAGTATAAGCTGTTCTTTTCTATCAGAACGGACCCCTTTGCGGGCAACAGAAATAGCAAAATGATTAAAGTTAATGTTCAATAA
- a CDS encoding STAS/SEC14 domain-containing protein, translating into MLYTETDHFTIRYSAPLSMVEIVWHDSVASDQLQEGLNAVLEAIQHKSAQFFLADALKLNFLKHEDQAWIKNYFLPELHRLDVTRFARITEPNVLSLALVENIIDYVHLERHFNFEMQSFHERDTALEWLFSVVPVETKAL; encoded by the coding sequence ATGCTCTATACCGAGACTGATCATTTTACCATTCGTTACAGTGCGCCCTTAAGTATGGTTGAAATTGTTTGGCATGATTCAGTTGCTTCTGATCAGCTACAGGAGGGATTAAATGCAGTTTTAGAGGCTATACAGCATAAGAGCGCTCAGTTCTTTTTAGCAGACGCTCTGAAGCTTAATTTTCTGAAGCACGAAGACCAGGCCTGGATTAAAAATTATTTTCTTCCTGAACTGCACCGGCTGGACGTAACAAGGTTTGCAAGGATTACGGAGCCTAATGTTTTAAGCCTGGCTCTGGTAGAAAATATCATTGACTATGTGCATCTGGAAAGGCATTTCAATTTTGAGATGCAGAGTTTTCATGAAAGAGATACTGCCCTGGAATGGTTATTCAGCGTTGTTCCGGTAGAAACAAAAGCCCTATAG
- a CDS encoding ABC transporter permease codes for MRTVFSNIAHLFKHKAIFRVCVLYLAIVFIVTLLLPWLPLPYQPNELDLEHLFTSPFSRENGGTDTAVHWLGTDGIGRDVLVNLLFGARSAFLISIPVMVITSLLGLLLGAYAGYYGDNRARLSRSKMLICILWLCCWLYFCLYLPVNLGAALTLKKALSCIVCLLVLTVLLWKLLLPLLNQAPFLKHKVYFPLDKAILHLIELFSSVPRFILIILVASFLPPSLFYLSVLLILTSWTSTARLARAEMLRVRHLPFFEAAHSLGVSDRRLIMKHALPNILAPVVVAFIFGTAGLMALESTLSFLGIGMPANIASWGRIITGIRSNTAAWWLVFFPGMFLTITVLALHTCSNYLLEINGRYTKG; via the coding sequence ATGAGAACAGTTTTCAGTAACATAGCCCATTTATTCAAGCATAAGGCCATCTTCAGAGTTTGCGTGCTTTACCTTGCTATAGTATTTATTGTCACACTGCTGCTTCCCTGGCTCCCGCTTCCCTATCAACCTAACGAATTAGACTTAGAACATCTTTTTACTTCTCCTTTCAGCCGGGAAAACGGGGGAACGGATACAGCTGTTCATTGGCTGGGTACTGACGGTATTGGGCGCGATGTGTTGGTAAACTTGCTTTTTGGTGCGAGGTCCGCTTTCCTGATCAGCATTCCTGTAATGGTTATTACTTCGCTTTTGGGTTTGCTGCTAGGAGCCTATGCCGGTTACTACGGCGATAATCGTGCTCGCTTAAGTAGAAGCAAAATGCTTATCTGCATTTTGTGGCTATGCTGCTGGCTATATTTCTGTCTGTATCTTCCTGTCAATCTTGGCGCGGCATTAACGCTAAAAAAAGCACTTAGCTGCATCGTATGCCTTTTGGTTCTTACCGTTTTACTCTGGAAATTACTATTGCCATTACTCAATCAGGCCCCCTTTTTAAAGCATAAGGTTTACTTTCCCTTAGATAAAGCTATACTACACCTGATTGAGCTCTTCTCCAGTGTTCCCAGGTTTATACTTATCATCTTGGTAGCCTCTTTTCTACCTCCTTCTCTTTTTTACCTGTCTGTTCTGCTTATACTTACCAGCTGGACCAGTACAGCCAGACTGGCCCGGGCCGAAATGCTACGGGTACGACACTTACCATTCTTTGAAGCCGCTCACAGTTTGGGTGTCAGCGATAGAAGATTGATTATGAAACACGCTCTACCCAATATACTGGCACCAGTTGTAGTGGCATTTATCTTTGGTACGGCAGGTTTAATGGCTCTAGAGTCAACCTTATCGTTTTTAGGTATCGGCATGCCTGCAAATATAGCTAGCTGGGGCAGGATAATTACAGGCATTCGCTCCAACACTGCAGCCTGGTGGTTGGTATTTTTTCCGGGAATGTTTCTGACTATTACAGTTCTTGCTCTTCATACCTGCAGCAACTACCTGCTTGAAATAAACGGCAGGTACACGAAAGGCTAG
- a CDS encoding ABC transporter permease: MASCVFFVSRLLPGDSASEYILQEEGGLYGTSSTQARLKAYRQYLSRTGQDKPLFYFSVRSVVEPDTLHLVYPEAERELVKKIAWHYGHWPSVATYYQKLQMLNKSLTPEERRLVQPDLEMLYTQVKSANITPALKNVEIKASSPCTLTAVKELRSSLHLLMLNQAELAYLLPHITWHGTGNQYHNWFKQLLKGDFGVSERDGRPVLEVLSNYTSNTFFIVLLSMVIAAFAALKLSILMLRQERGTLHRYLSTVLILINSIPTFVLALVLLVLFASPSFLQVFPVYGLGYYSGSETEMGIANLLYQMPYMVLPVCCLVLANLPYLVNQFYRALADSAQSDYARTARAKGLDKRQVIRQHILRNALLPIITLLADFIPALFAGAVIIETIFAIPGIGTLLVKSVLARDHAVIVAIILAVAVLKVVAHFVADIFYTLADPRIRFQNS, translated from the coding sequence ATGGCATCATGCGTATTTTTTGTTAGCAGGCTTTTACCAGGAGATTCAGCCTCCGAGTATATTTTGCAGGAAGAAGGAGGCTTATATGGCACCTCCTCCACGCAAGCCAGATTGAAAGCTTACCGACAATATCTTTCCAGAACCGGACAAGACAAACCTCTTTTCTATTTCAGTGTTAGATCAGTGGTAGAGCCGGACACCTTGCATTTGGTTTACCCTGAAGCAGAAAGGGAACTGGTAAAAAAAATTGCCTGGCACTATGGGCATTGGCCTTCTGTAGCAACTTACTACCAGAAGCTCCAGATGCTCAACAAAAGCCTGACACCAGAAGAAAGAAGATTGGTCCAGCCTGATCTTGAGATGCTATACACGCAGGTTAAGTCAGCTAACATCACCCCTGCACTTAAGAATGTAGAGATAAAGGCCTCTTCTCCATGCACTTTAACTGCTGTAAAAGAACTCCGGTCCAGCCTGCATTTACTTATGTTAAATCAGGCTGAATTAGCCTACCTGTTACCCCACATTACCTGGCATGGAACCGGCAACCAGTACCATAACTGGTTTAAGCAACTTTTAAAGGGGGATTTTGGTGTATCTGAACGGGATGGGCGACCTGTGCTCGAAGTCTTAAGTAACTATACAAGCAATACTTTTTTTATTGTGCTGCTCAGTATGGTTATAGCAGCTTTTGCAGCACTGAAGCTAAGCATACTAATGTTGCGGCAAGAGCGGGGAACACTTCACCGCTATTTATCTACGGTTTTGATTCTTATAAACAGTATACCTACTTTTGTGCTGGCGCTGGTACTGCTGGTCCTGTTTGCCAGTCCATCCTTTCTTCAGGTATTCCCGGTTTATGGTTTAGGCTATTATTCGGGTTCTGAAACAGAAATGGGTATAGCAAACCTCCTGTATCAGATGCCTTACATGGTGCTTCCTGTCTGCTGCTTGGTATTAGCAAATTTACCTTACCTGGTTAACCAGTTTTACAGGGCTTTGGCCGATAGTGCACAGAGTGATTATGCCAGAACTGCCCGAGCCAAAGGCCTTGATAAGCGTCAGGTAATCAGGCAACACATACTGCGGAACGCCTTATTACCTATCATAACCTTATTGGCCGATTTTATACCGGCTTTGTTTGCAGGAGCTGTTATCATTGAAACAATTTTTGCCATACCAGGCATCGGTACACTGCTGGTAAAATCGGTTTTAGCCAGAGATCATGCCGTTATAGTAGCCATTATTTTAGCGGTGGCAGTCCTTAAAGTTGTAGCTCACTTTGTTGCCGATATATTTTATACTTTGGCTGATCCCCGTATTCGTTTTCAAAATTCATGA
- a CDS encoding ABC transporter substrate-binding protein — MHISADPENLNPVSYTNIQAEQLIKLLYQSLLGADLEDNELKPVLAESYPVIERRGSLTYITFTIREEAEWSDGSPVLASDVAFTLKLIKAPLLNNGRLKPQLEFITDFIADPANERKFTFVCEGFSPEMELVAGDFFILPAKVFDPNGLMQQVSIADLVSGKAQLEQNTEFNEFATRFNGSDFARNKELLKGSGGYELDSWSSGQYITLKRKDNWWGKNTGSASTYLTANPSRINFQIIPENTTALLALKNEQLDVLSDIAATEFDQLKQDQNFSQNYNLYSPDAYEFVYAGLNSRLSKFSDKRTRQAIAWLMDVDNFIKVTHQNYATKTIGPVPPSAKEFYHTGIKPYTFDKEHAIDLLKAAGWIKESQGWYQNINGQKQQLTIEIIYRAGNTVFENTALIFQQAASQVGIPVSLMALESSMVSKKIKSHEFDLFFRSLHGNPFVFNFKPLLHTSYAEVGGANYTGFGTPESDYLLDAILATEDTENKSKQLKRLQEIIHDEAAFLPLYYQKDKLAIHKRFGNTKVSGLKPNYDVGAFILK; from the coding sequence GTGCATATTTCTGCAGACCCAGAAAATTTAAACCCAGTCAGCTATACTAATATACAAGCTGAACAACTCATTAAGTTACTGTATCAGAGCTTATTAGGTGCTGATCTGGAAGATAATGAATTAAAGCCGGTTTTAGCTGAGTCTTATCCGGTGATCGAACGTCGGGGCAGCCTGACGTATATCACGTTTACAATTCGGGAGGAAGCGGAATGGAGCGATGGGAGTCCTGTTCTGGCAAGCGATGTTGCTTTCACTTTGAAATTAATTAAAGCGCCGCTCCTGAATAATGGAAGGCTAAAACCTCAGTTGGAATTTATAACTGATTTTATTGCAGACCCTGCCAATGAAAGAAAATTTACTTTTGTTTGCGAGGGCTTTAGCCCTGAAATGGAATTAGTGGCTGGTGACTTTTTTATATTACCAGCCAAAGTATTCGATCCGAACGGGCTTATGCAACAGGTAAGTATAGCCGATCTGGTTTCTGGAAAGGCCCAACTTGAGCAGAATACTGAATTTAATGAATTTGCTACACGATTCAATGGCTCTGATTTCGCCCGAAACAAAGAGCTTTTAAAAGGTAGCGGCGGTTATGAACTCGATTCCTGGAGTTCAGGCCAATACATCACTCTGAAACGAAAAGATAATTGGTGGGGGAAAAACACAGGTTCAGCCTCCACCTATCTTACCGCTAACCCCTCCAGAATTAATTTTCAAATTATTCCTGAAAATACAACCGCCTTACTCGCTCTCAAAAATGAGCAACTGGATGTACTAAGTGATATTGCCGCCACTGAATTCGATCAATTGAAGCAGGATCAAAACTTTTCTCAGAACTATAACCTGTATTCACCAGATGCCTACGAATTTGTGTATGCAGGACTTAACAGCAGATTATCTAAATTCTCTGACAAAAGAACCAGGCAGGCCATTGCCTGGTTGATGGATGTAGATAATTTTATAAAGGTGACGCATCAAAACTATGCTACCAAAACAATAGGGCCTGTTCCTCCTTCTGCCAAAGAGTTTTACCACACCGGAATAAAACCCTATACGTTCGATAAAGAACATGCCATTGATCTGCTGAAAGCGGCTGGATGGATAAAAGAAAGCCAAGGCTGGTATCAGAATATTAACGGGCAAAAGCAGCAGCTTACCATCGAAATAATTTATAGAGCGGGTAATACAGTATTTGAAAACACCGCCCTTATTTTTCAACAAGCGGCCTCACAGGTAGGGATTCCGGTTTCTTTAATGGCCTTGGAAAGCAGCATGGTCAGCAAGAAAATTAAATCGCATGAGTTTGATCTGTTTTTCCGCTCTTTGCACGGAAATCCCTTTGTCTTTAATTTTAAGCCACTTCTGCATACCTCCTATGCAGAAGTGGGAGGTGCTAATTATACTGGTTTTGGCACTCCTGAAAGTGATTACCTGTTAGATGCGATACTTGCTACCGAAGACACAGAAAACAAGAGTAAGCAGCTAAAACGCTTGCAGGAGATCATTCATGACGAAGCTGCTTTTCTTCCGCTCTACTATCAAAAAGATAAATTAGCTATTCATAAAAGGTTTGGCAATACCAAAGTTTCTGGACTTAAACCTAATTATGATGTTGGTGCCTTTATTTTAAAATAG
- a CDS encoding MFS transporter, which yields MQKNNPTITRAWCFYDWANSVYSLVITSTIFPIYYSAVAKDPVTASTIVPFLGFELESAVLFSYAVSAAFLIIAALSPFLTAIADYSGRKKLFMRLFCYIGSLSCIGLYFFTRETFTFSVILFVLASIGFSGSIVFYNAYLPEIATEDQYDKLSAQGFAMGYIGSVVLLVFNLAMILQPGWFGIAADNTSLPPRIAFLTTGLWWFGFAQYSFYHLPANVHHRKPKGSWVLNGFRELQKVLHQVKELPLLKRYLLAYFFYNMGVQTVMYVATIFGIEVLQLESGDLITTILIIQLVAIAGAYGFAVLSRKFGNIKALMGAVVVWIGICVGAYFTDNVYQFYILAAIVGTVMGGVQSLSRSTYSKLIPATTIDNASFFSFYDVTEKISIVLGTLAYGAIAQVTGSMRNSILALLVFFVVGLFFLFFVKGKKSLEPAVEEGTVRIMN from the coding sequence ATGCAAAAAAATAATCCGACCATTACAAGGGCATGGTGTTTCTACGATTGGGCTAACTCTGTTTACTCACTTGTTATAACATCTACCATATTTCCTATTTATTATAGCGCTGTTGCCAAAGATCCGGTAACAGCGTCTACCATTGTTCCTTTTTTAGGATTCGAACTGGAAAGCGCTGTGCTGTTTTCATATGCTGTTTCTGCTGCTTTTTTAATAATTGCTGCGTTAAGTCCTTTTCTCACGGCTATTGCAGACTATAGCGGTCGTAAGAAATTATTTATGCGGCTTTTTTGCTACATAGGTTCTCTATCCTGTATTGGATTATATTTTTTTACGAGGGAAACCTTCACCTTTTCCGTAATTCTCTTTGTGCTGGCTTCGATTGGCTTTAGTGGCAGTATCGTTTTTTACAATGCTTATTTACCCGAAATTGCTACAGAAGATCAATATGATAAGTTAAGTGCCCAGGGGTTTGCTATGGGGTATATTGGCAGTGTAGTATTACTGGTTTTCAACCTGGCCATGATTCTGCAACCCGGATGGTTTGGTATAGCAGCAGACAATACTAGTTTGCCTCCTCGTATTGCTTTCTTAACCACCGGCTTATGGTGGTTTGGATTTGCTCAGTACTCGTTCTACCACCTGCCGGCGAATGTACACCACCGAAAGCCGAAGGGCAGCTGGGTGCTGAATGGGTTCAGAGAGTTGCAGAAAGTACTGCATCAGGTAAAGGAGTTGCCACTGCTTAAGCGTTACCTGCTGGCTTACTTCTTTTACAATATGGGGGTGCAAACGGTTATGTATGTAGCAACAATCTTTGGAATAGAAGTACTTCAACTGGAAAGCGGAGATCTGATCACCACTATCCTGATCATTCAGTTAGTGGCAATTGCGGGAGCTTATGGCTTTGCCGTCCTTTCAAGAAAGTTCGGAAATATCAAAGCCTTAATGGGGGCTGTTGTTGTCTGGATTGGCATCTGTGTTGGTGCCTATTTTACAGATAATGTATACCAGTTCTACATTTTGGCTGCTATAGTAGGAACAGTTATGGGGGGCGTGCAGTCTTTATCCCGCTCCACCTATTCAAAATTAATTCCGGCTACAACCATCGATAATGCTTCTTTTTTTAGTTTTTATGATGTTACCGAGAAAATTTCAATTGTGTTAGGAACACTTGCCTATGGTGCCATTGCCCAGGTGACGGGTTCTATGCGTAACAGCATACTGGCCTTGCTGGTGTTTTTTGTAGTAGGCTTGTTTTTCCTGTTTTTTGTGAAAGGTAAGAAGTCCTTAGAGCCAGCGGTAGAAGAAGGAACTGTTAGGATAATGAATTAG
- a CDS encoding amidohydrolase: MNKTLRALTAAALLSSALFSSCTSTQQADLVVFNGNIYTVNESFGKAEAFAVKDGKIIDVGTTEAIRNKYKASEELDAEGKTIYPGLIDAHSHFFRYGLALQSADLVGTTSYKEVVQKVVDQQKRYPDADWITGRGWDQNDWQVKEFPTKDTLDQLFPDTPVILSRVDGHAALANQKALDLAGITTQTKLVGGLVEVENGKLTGILIDNAVDLVTSKIPAPDEQEQRQALQNAERNCFAVGLTSIADAGLDKSTVDLMDNMHQSGDLQMRIYAMLNPSQENQDYYFKNGPYKTDRLNIRSFKIYSDGALGSRGASLLQPYSDRAGHYGFLLASEQEFRAIAALLNQHNFQMNTHAIGDSANRLLLDIYGEVLSGRNDKRWRIEHAQIITPTDMKKFGQFSIIPSVQPTHATSDMYWAGDRLGNERLKHAYPFKELMQQNGYLALGSDFPVEDINPIFGFHAAVARQDAKNYPTGGFQMENALSREEALRGMTIWAARSAFEENEKGSIEAGKFADFIMVDRDLITVSPEEMRALQVLRTYVNGKLVYKK, from the coding sequence ATGAATAAAACCTTACGCGCCCTTACAGCAGCGGCTTTACTTTCCAGTGCCCTTTTTAGCAGCTGTACCAGCACCCAGCAAGCCGACCTGGTAGTCTTTAACGGTAATATTTATACTGTAAACGAAAGCTTCGGTAAAGCCGAAGCTTTTGCAGTAAAAGACGGGAAAATAATTGACGTAGGCACTACAGAAGCTATACGGAATAAGTATAAAGCTTCTGAAGAGCTTGATGCTGAAGGCAAAACCATTTATCCGGGATTAATAGATGCCCACTCCCACTTCTTCCGCTATGGTTTGGCTTTACAATCAGCGGACCTGGTAGGCACTACTTCTTATAAGGAGGTGGTGCAGAAAGTGGTGGATCAGCAAAAGCGATACCCTGATGCTGATTGGATTACAGGCCGGGGCTGGGACCAAAACGACTGGCAGGTTAAGGAATTTCCTACAAAAGATACGCTGGATCAGTTATTCCCGGATACTCCCGTTATTCTTAGCCGTGTAGACGGACATGCTGCTTTGGCAAACCAGAAAGCACTGGACCTGGCGGGTATTACCACACAAACCAAATTAGTTGGAGGCCTGGTAGAGGTTGAAAATGGAAAGCTAACAGGCATTCTCATTGATAATGCTGTTGACCTGGTAACAAGCAAAATACCGGCACCGGATGAGCAGGAACAGCGCCAGGCACTACAAAATGCAGAAAGAAATTGCTTTGCCGTTGGCCTGACCAGTATCGCCGATGCCGGCCTCGACAAGTCTACTGTAGACCTGATGGACAATATGCACCAGAGCGGTGATCTGCAGATGCGTATTTATGCCATGCTAAACCCTTCACAGGAAAATCAGGATTACTACTTTAAGAATGGCCCTTATAAAACCGACAGGTTAAACATTCGTTCTTTTAAGATTTATTCTGATGGTGCTTTAGGCTCCAGGGGCGCTAGTTTGCTGCAACCCTACAGCGACAGAGCTGGTCACTATGGCTTCTTACTTGCTTCGGAACAGGAATTTAGAGCCATCGCGGCTTTGCTGAACCAGCATAACTTCCAGATGAACACACATGCGATTGGAGACTCTGCCAACCGGCTTTTGCTGGATATTTACGGGGAAGTTTTAAGTGGCAGGAATGATAAGCGCTGGAGGATTGAGCATGCGCAGATCATTACGCCTACTGATATGAAAAAATTCGGTCAGTTCAGTATTATACCTTCTGTACAGCCTACACATGCCACCTCTGACATGTATTGGGCAGGCGATCGATTAGGGAATGAGCGTCTTAAACATGCTTATCCTTTTAAAGAACTGATGCAGCAAAACGGCTATTTAGCGCTGGGCAGCGACTTCCCGGTTGAAGACATCAACCCTATCTTCGGATTTCATGCTGCTGTTGCTCGTCAGGATGCTAAGAACTATCCAACTGGAGGCTTTCAGATGGAAAATGCACTAAGCCGTGAAGAAGCGCTGAGAGGAATGACCATATGGGCTGCCCGCTCTGCTTTCGAGGAAAATGAAAAAGGAAGTATAGAAGCCGGAAAGTTTGCAGATTTTATTATGGTAGACAGGGACCTGATAACTGTTTCGCCAGAAGAAATGCGTGCTTTGCAAGTGCTCCGCACTTATGTAAATGGCAAATTAGTTTATAAGAAATAA
- a CDS encoding AMP nucleosidase, which produces MKSKEEIVQNWLPRYTGVPLDEFGEYILLTNFINYVRMFADRFGVEVRGLDKPMQTATANNITIINFGMGSPMAATVMDLLSAVKPKAALFLGKCGGLKKKTQLGDLILPIAAIRGEGTSDDYLPPEIPALPSFRLQRAVSSMIKKHEMDYWTGTVYTTNRRVWEHDEDFKEYLRQIRAMGVDMETATIFTVGFINEIPHGALLLVSDNPMVPEGVKTSESDKLVTSNYVEKHLSIGIDALLELINSGESVKHMRFE; this is translated from the coding sequence ATGAAGAGCAAAGAAGAAATTGTTCAGAATTGGTTGCCTCGCTACACAGGTGTACCACTAGACGAATTCGGCGAGTACATCCTACTCACCAATTTTATAAACTATGTGCGCATGTTCGCCGATCGTTTTGGAGTAGAGGTACGTGGCTTAGACAAACCCATGCAAACGGCAACTGCCAATAACATCACCATTATAAACTTTGGAATGGGTAGCCCAATGGCGGCAACAGTTATGGACTTGCTTTCAGCTGTAAAACCGAAGGCGGCTTTATTTCTTGGCAAATGCGGAGGTTTAAAAAAGAAAACCCAGTTGGGCGATCTTATTCTTCCTATCGCCGCCATACGGGGCGAAGGTACTTCCGATGATTACCTTCCACCGGAAATTCCGGCGCTGCCATCTTTCCGCCTGCAAAGAGCGGTTTCATCCATGATCAAAAAACATGAAATGGATTACTGGACCGGTACCGTTTATACAACCAACCGCCGGGTTTGGGAGCATGATGAGGATTTCAAAGAATACCTGCGCCAAATCAGGGCTATGGGTGTGGATATGGAAACAGCTACCATCTTCACCGTTGGCTTTATCAATGAAATACCTCACGGAGCCCTTCTGCTTGTATCAGACAACCCGATGGTGCCAGAAGGTGTGAAGACTTCTGAAAGTGATAAACTGGTAACGTCCAACTATGTAGAAAAACACCTGAGCATTGGTATTGATGCCTTGTTAGAGTTAATTAACTCTGGTGAATCTGTTAAACACATGCGTTTTGAATAA
- a CDS encoding type I restriction enzyme HsdR N-terminal domain-containing protein, which yields MEILNLPPFEYKIKQFEANSMIFDVLRRKYVVLTPEEWVRQHFIHYLINELKYPKSLLSIERGAKYNQLQKRTDLCVYNQQGKPHLLVECKAAHVPVTQEVVKQVSVYNQVLHAAYVVITNGLEHYCWEVDFLNKAYKPLQQIPSFKYES from the coding sequence ATGGAAATACTGAACCTGCCGCCATTCGAGTACAAAATTAAACAATTTGAGGCGAATTCAATGATTTTTGATGTACTCAGACGAAAATACGTGGTTCTAACGCCGGAAGAGTGGGTAAGACAGCATTTTATTCATTACCTGATCAACGAGCTGAAGTACCCGAAAAGCCTGTTAAGCATTGAAAGGGGAGCTAAATACAATCAACTTCAGAAGCGAACAGATCTCTGTGTATATAACCAGCAGGGAAAGCCACACCTGCTGGTGGAGTGTAAAGCGGCCCATGTACCTGTTACCCAAGAGGTGGTGAAGCAGGTATCGGTCTACAACCAGGTGCTTCATGCTGCATATGTAGTCATTACCAATGGCCTTGAGCATTACTGCTGGGAGGTGGACTTTCTAAACAAAGCGTATAAGCCGTTGCAGCAGATACCTTCCTTTAAGTATGAATCATGA